The sequence below is a genomic window from Schistocerca nitens isolate TAMUIC-IGC-003100 chromosome 4, iqSchNite1.1, whole genome shotgun sequence.
AGTCGATATTGGCGCAAATCGTTATTGTTGTCAACGCATGGAGGGACGTTGGTAATACTGATTATGTTTCACCTGGAGTTTGGTATGCTTGAAACGAcgtaatgaaaatgtttgtgtcaGACCAGGATTTTAATCTAGACATGCGTCATCCGTAGGGACCTTAAGGAGTTTGGAATGTTGGGGAAACAACGAAATGATGAAACTGTTTTGCGAAGGGATCGATCCAGACAGGGTGAGATCTGAATTTTTATCCCAGACCAGTGCGAATTTTTCAACATCTCAAGTGCAAATACAGACAGAAATAAGTGCCCTGTTACCTTACATGACGGTTGTTTCATTAATGAAATGTGTTTCCTGGTGTAAGAAAGCTTACTGGTGACAGTTACTACTTGCTGTGACATCCGCAGCCggtggttgtggccgagcggttctaggcgcttcagtctgggaccgcgatggtgctacggtcgcaggctcgaatcctgccccgggcatggatgtgtgtgatgtccttaggttagttaggtttaagtagttctaaatctaggggactaatgacctcagacgttaagtcccatagtgctcagagccatttttgtgatatCCGCCTGTGTCATGGTTCAACCTACACTAACTTTTATCCAGTTGTTAGTAAATGTGCATCATATTTAAAGTGAATTTGGAACCAAGGTGCTCCCCTACGTTACCAGCGGTGACGAGCGTCTGTTTgtgtttgttaaaaatggttgccTGAGGTATGAAACAACACCAGATCTTAAAGACCTAGCGTGGGATTTAGATGGAGTGGGTTCGGGCTGAAGATAATGCAAAcgtggggttcaatatttttactaACGCTTTCTTCATATGCAAAGGACCAATTTAACAAGATGGAAACCATTAAACTAAAGATTCTTTGTGGCCTGAATAAACTTGAAGAGGGCCTGAATAACACAAACACCTTCTTAAAATATTAACAGTAGTTAATACAAACAATCGAATCTGTCCTCACAGGCAACCCAAATACTACGTAAGACTTTACAATACGCCGCGTGCGGCCTGTGGCATTCAATAATtatgacgacagtcactcattatATCAGAAAATATTCACTTATGTATAATACAAAACTGAATAGATCGTCACTAACAACCACGAATCACTAAGACTACCAATGTACTACTCAACTATCTATGATTAGGTCTAAGTGTTCAATACGCCAGCTACATATACTTGGGAGAAGTTCGGTGAATGCGCTcagaaaattaaggaaacataagtTACAACCAAATacgttactggccttcaaagtaatcacaatCAGCGGTAACATACTTCTGACACCCGTTTTAAAGATGTTGGATACTATCATGGAAAGCTTCTCGTGtgatggctcaaagcactatggtcATGCTTTGTTTCACATCCGTTTCATTGCAGGAGATGACACATGATGTTAACAATACGATCTGGAGGCCAAACGACAGTCAGGGGGGTGGTTTTCATCGCCTTCCCCGCCTTTTTAGGGTAAGTATTCGTTATGTATCAATCTCTTGACCTCTAAAAAGGTGATCagtattgtttcagttttggatttTGCCAATCGACATATTTTGGGAGGGGAGTAACGCGATGAACACCATGCCACTCTCTGTCGCTTGGTCTCAGGATCGTACTGGTAGCGCCAGGCCTCGTTTCCTGTAATGATGTACATGACCTACAACGCGCACCACGGTACTTCCAGTGATTCCACAAGAAACACATAAATGAAGCACAAGTTCGACAACAAGATTCGTACTGAAACAACATCAAAACAGCACTGTACGGAACTGATCCACATTTGTAACAAGATTTGAAGATACATTTAATTTTTGCGCAATCATGTGCACTGTGCTTACTGCTACAACCTGGCTTGCGTTAAGGTACGGTATTCACTTTAGCACGCCCCGCGTGATATCACAATATTCACTTAGAAGAGTCCGACGTGCAATATCCACATCAAGACAATTTAACACTCACTGTGTTCACACCATTCACGGAACTCTgctgattttatcaacagactgggggTTCTCATCTTAAGTAGTTCGGTTCTTCTAGTGAGTTTCGATGcagtttcccttttcacaaaagtACCTCTTGCGAATTCCTTGAcgctaattggtcaacagtttgaatcggacatcactgctttgtttcggcatgctctttccttaacctattttatgtttaaccaggaatattttgaacaatctgacTGTGTCaccatgggcagccctctgtccCCTCTGGTGGCTAActattttatggaggattttgaggaaagaGCACTTAAATCAGCGGTTTTAAGGAAACTGTTTTTTGGAGATACATCGATGATACTTTCATAgagtggccccacggagaagaaaagttaatggagttttttcattatcttaactccatccatgagaatattcgatttactatggaactagagaaagatggttgtcttccattcctggatgttttggttaaacggaagagtgacggctcggTGGGAAATTCTGTTTATCGTaaacccactcacactgatttgtacttccattcttcaagttgccatcacccatcccaaaccatgagtgtgcttaaaacccttgAGCACAGGACACATACGGTGTCGGATGCAaggaatttgcctaaggaacttgcacatttaaggacggtgttcagagacaatggatactcgtCCTGGCAAGTTAACAGGGCTTTCTCAACTaaagccaggaaccgggaagtgaataaagagccggcctgggtggccgagcggttctaggcgctacagtctggaatcgtgcgaccgctacggtcgcaggttcgaatcctgccccaggcatggatgtgtgtgatgtccttaggttagttaggtttaagtagttgtaacttttaggggactgatgacctcagatgttaagtcccatagtgctcagagccattttgaacaaaacttcgattttggcctcAGCAACAATCTTTTGGGACTTCGTTATCaaggaatccgttgaaatacgcattgcggaaaatctaatgaaccgtgacagtggttaccgaCTGAATAACGCGTGGactcccgtcatctccgaaatttgttcGAGACGAAgatgccagaagacttcgatagctgcggccagcgacaataccgacggcagctgagtcttgcagctccatcagcgagggcgctgccgctgggcggtgtggtccttctgCCTCCGCGGCttcaacgcatgcgcggcagtaccatcagcgcactatataagactgagcggagaacgtcttcgtcagtcctcgttcggttCACctcaagatggctggcagttgtccagccgaaatatcgtgtaatGAAATTTAcgatgaccggctgcaagcccgaaatttctgTTAACAAGGAAAATGATGATTCCTGCAGATACCAATAAATTCATACTTACTAGCTCACACTGTCTGTGTATTCACAGCCTTCTTTCGTTTTACCACTGTTGAAATCCAACCATCAAGCTGGCTAAAGGGGCGATTAGTTTTAGTTTATATTGTTgatacatttgttatttttagtaTAGAGAAATCCTGCTTTTGAGCTCGCCACATGGCTCGTGCAGACATAGTGTGTGGGACCACGGGCATACTTGTACCACAATATACATTTGTATCCAAACAACTGGAAACTACATTCTAGCATATCACAACGTATAGTGGTAGTGTGGCCTTAAACATGCCACGTAAGTGTTCCTTATGTTAGCATTTTTACAGACCTATTACCTTTTATTTGGTGCCGGCTTAACTCATATGGTGATAATGTTTTCTGTCTGTATGCTCGAAAATGACAAAATGTCGAAATCGCAGTTCCATTAAATATTTTCAATAGCCATAAGCGGAAAGACTACGTTCAACACAAACAGAATCGTTAGTTGGCTAGAAACCCAGTAACATGCAGggcttggacaaaaatatggagttATCGTTtcatgtagttgtgagtgcattatgtcggagctaagtgaactcgaacgtgggaaaattgttggtagtCGATTGGCGTGTGCTTCAGTAAccaaagtatctacatctacacacatactctacaagctaccgtaaggtgcgtggcggagtgtacattctatcactactactcatttcccttcctgttctattagcaaatagatcgagggaaaaacgactatccatATGCCCttataagagccctaatttctcttgtcttatgGTCGTGGCCattacgcgaaatgtaagttggtggcagtaggatcgtccTGCAATCAGCTTCAGATGTCGGCTCTCTAAATATTCTCAGTAGCGTTCCTCGAAGAGAATGTCGCCtaccctccagggtttcccatttgttcccgaagcgtctccgtaattcatgtgtgttgatcgaacctactggtaacaaatctagcagcccacctctgaatgcTTCGGTGTTTTCCTTTAATCGACCATATggagaagtgtttggtgtttcaggggCACCATATCTAAAAATTATACCACAAAAAGGGAAAGCGACAAAATATAGGGAAAACGACAAGATATCATCTGCTAAATCACAACGCGAACGAAatcgtgtgttgagtgatcgtcacGAACATTCATTGGAGAGGATTGTGACCAAAAATAAGAAGATGAGACTTGCAAAAGTAACTGCAGAACTAAAGGCCAGTTCGGTTGGCTGATCAGACTCATCCCATGGTCCaaagtttgttccccaatggtgatgccgtGTTCGAAGAGGAGAGTGCCCCTTACTTGTAGCATCCCCTCTGGCTACCTCAGGCACCAGATCTCAATAGTGCTgagcctttgtggtttactttggagagacCGGTGAGTGATCACCATCCAACTCCATCGTGGTTGCCTGAACTTCCCACAACTTTCCAGGAAGAACTGTATCAGATACCCTTGAGAAACACAAGATTTGTGCTTATCcgttccaagacgactggaagctgtttggaATTCTAACGGTTTTTTTATGCCTAtttagacatggtaatgtgttgcgtttttgggGTTTTCTTATTTTTGTACGTTCTCTGTAAGGAGTGGAGACCGGGGCACGTTTACACACGGGTCAATTTTAAGCAGAACACTTTTCTTTGAGTTAAagttgtaggccggccgcggtggtctagcggttctaggcgcgcagtcccgaaccgcgcgactgctacggtcgcaggttcgaatcctgcctcgggcatggatgtgtgtgatgtccttaggttagttaggtttaagtagttctaagttctaggggactgatgaccacagtagttaagtcccatagtgctcagagccatttgaaccattttgagttaaaGTTGTAGCGCAGagaacatatttgtgtttttgtggGTAGTGACCAAATTTATTTACTCAAATACCAAACTTCCTTGGGATCATACCTTTTAGAACTGAGAATAGTCTAATATGTGTTCATTTACAGGAGATTATTTTAATTTACAACGTACATTTGCATAATTTAGAAGCCTGAAAGTTACTACTGTAGTTTCGAAATTATTTCAGACCTGTCGATGTAATTACATTTACGCAGTTCTGTTATGGCACGTCTGCGGACTATTTTTCATTGCCATCCCAACTGATATCCAAATCAAGAGAACTTGAAGACAGCCGTAGTTGCAAACATAATCTGAAAAAAAGGGCGCACAGGAGActaaaaaaacagaaattgttaaAAGTAAGCTATTAAAgcctaatgaatctcagtctgtagAAATTAATTCTATGAGGGCAAGGTCTGATAAGGGCAAGAAAAACGTGGACAGGCCTACTTCTGATGTCATTAATCCTGCGGAAAGGTAGGTTTTCTCATGATAACTATCCATGATGTTCATTTCGCTTCCGTTTATGTAGTCTAACATCTTGTATCTCCTCCTTAATCTTCTCTCACAAACCAGTCCTTACAAAGCGTCTGTTAGCAGGCATTCGCGTCTGAACGAATGTCCCATCctgttcttcttcctttctcttataataTGCTGCAGTCTAATAAAGAGATTGAAAATTGCCTTTATATTCACCATTTCAAAAGATACAAACAATCAAAAAGAAATCAAGAGTGTGCTCTGCGCTCGTAGGTAGGACACCGTGccttgtacacgtccaccgcggcgctcggggttcacatcaccaagttacgacacctgaagatgggcgtgtaagagcccgaaaccgatcGTTAGATAATAAAGgaactttacaactgtagcggtattttcagcctctggtataatgctcagttgaggATGTTCcttcaacaggattgtttgtaagccggccgctgtggccgagcggttctaggcgcttcagtcaggaaccgcgctgctgctacggtcgcaggttcgaatcctgcgtcgggcatggatgtgtgtgatgtccttaggtagttataagtctagggggctgatgacctcagatgttgtcccacagtgcttagctccatttgaaccattttttagattgtttgtaaattatacttcattaacattttaaaagattatgtaattttaaacacgataaatataacataaaattaaaaattctgGTCTCCCCTACTACTTAGGTTTCCAGTTTTATGTGATGATAATGTTTGCTTTAAGTATATCTGCAAATGTCGAAATTGGAATCAGAAAACATATCTTCAACGGCCATAAGGGAAAGACTACATTCAAGAGAAACAGAATCGTTAGTTAGGTAGAAACCTCGGAATGTATCATCTTCTGTGTGACAACATGTGCGAGTTTGAGTACAGAGCTGAAAACTCCTCTTTAATCCCCATACTGACTTGTCAGTATGGCGAGACTCCTAAGCTTGTTTAGCCGATTGAGCCCTACATTGGAAGAAGCACATTAACAAGTACTCTACTACTGTGGATATGTGGTCCACGCAGttttaaacttctaagtcagtCAGCTGAcgtaaattgttaaaattatttgcAGCACGACAGCCTTTTTCCTAGCTTTAAAATGAAATGTTTGTAGGGTGAGCAGAGATAGACTGGCCAGTTATGCATGAAAcgtttttatttacaacagttacgcAATTAATTTGAGCAAACATTTTTGGTTGTACAAAAGTATGAAAGATGGGTGTTGCAGAGGATCAGGACACGGTCGACTcccactgaacgccgtgctgggcGCTGGACCCTCGGGAAGGCTGCGGCTGGTCTTGCAGGGTCGGTGGCTGCCCTCTGGAGAGGCCTCTGCGGCGGTGGTAGACGCCACGGCAGAGGCGCCGCCGAGGTCGGTCGCAGTCTCGGCTTTCGTCCAGAGGCGGTTCTGCTGCCAGCGCGGtggcgcggccgccgccgccgcatcTACCCGTCCGGCCAGCGCGACAGCAGTCTAGTGCTTAGCGGCGTGCCAGGTAGGTGTAGTGCGCGGGGGCGGCGAACAGCGGTGCGTGGGCGGCGGCGACcaggggggcggcgggggcggcgaccaGGGGGGCGGCGGCGGGCACCGCCACGGGGGCGGCCACCTCGTGGTTGATGGCGTGCGCCGTGTACGAGCTGCCGTAAGGCGCCACCGCGTAGGGCAGCAGACCCGCGAGCGCGCCCGAGCACGCCAGGGACAGCACCAGCAGCACGGCGACAGCCTGCGGACACACGAGGCGGGGCGTTCACTCTATCTGCTGCACCGACGCCCGCTCCTCGCCACTGGAGCTAGAGTTGCGTCTACTGTCTCTTGTTTACCACACATACCACGACATACCGCAAAGTCTTCTGAGCCGTCAGTTCACTATCATCTCGGACAGTACAGAGTTCAAAGGAAGGCCAAACCGCAGATACCCACTCAGTTGGCACTTCGGTGACGGTCGTCCACAATACTCTAGGAGTATGTCGTTTCgtgtattatttacagaagaatggaaagactggttgaTCTCGACTTCGAGAAGATCAGTTTGAGTTACGGAGAACTGCAGGAACACGAAAGGCagttgaccctacaacttatcttagaaggcagACTGAAGACAAGTACAGCTACACCTGTAGCACTGGCAGTCTGAGGGAAACCTTCCGCTGCGTTGTCCGGAATACACTTTTTGAGACTCTGGAGGTAACAGGAATAAAATACTGGGAGTTATCTGCAACTTGCACgggaaccagattgcagttatacgtGTCGAAGCGCGTAAAAataagtgagacagtgttgtagcctttccccagtGTAATTCAGTCTTTGTACTGAGCAAGCAGCTTGCAAGAACTGTAGGTTGTAAGTGAACATAAGAACCGCAACTTGATGGACGATTACAATAAGAAGATCGATGGATTGAATCTCCGGAGAAAATTGTGGACAACTTTGAACCGTGTTTGAACGATTTTTGGTAGTAAGCTTCTGATGAACAAATGGGGTCCATCTGACAATTCAGAATATGGTTGCAGGGAAATCCAGTCAATGGATCATTTACTTGTGCGTGATCAGGGTGATCTCAAAGAAATACAGGGGCTCTTcgactcagccatagagtggctcaagaacatttgtaattttgtatAGTGTTATAAGAACATATGTAAAGAATATTGTAACTTAGTATAAAGGTATCAGAATATTTTAGTTAATGCACTATGAGATGAATGCTTTTGTAAATActgaacaagtaaataaataaaatacataaacagAGGAAGCAGTAAACCAATTCTGTGGGACTAAGATTTTGCACGTAGCAAGTAACAGAATATAAAAACCTTGCACGTGGCAATTGAAGGTATCGCGAGTTGCATAAAACACTTAGGCATGGGCAGCTGAGTAACCCTGTGCATCAGTTAGAATTAATGAACGACCATAGCGTTTGCtagaaacggccttgccgcagtggatacaacggtttcagtgagatcaccgaagtcaagcgctgtcggccgtggccttcacttggatgggtaaccatccaggccgccatgtgctgttgccatttttcggggtgcactcagcctcgtgatgccaattgcggagctactcgaccgaatagtagcggcttcggtcaagaataccatcttacgaccgggacagcggtgtgctgaccccacgcccctcctatccgcatcctccacgaggatgacacggcggtcggatggtcccggtagggccTGAAGACGGCGTATGACTTTTGCTAAGGAGCGTCCTGTATTTGTTTTCCAATCTGACGCACTCTGGCGTAAATGAAAATAACTATCAACAAGGACTAATTACGAAATCCCCTCGAGTGATTCAGAGTGGACGCGGAAAATGCAGataagaatagaaatgataattaaatgaacaccctagctgcaagcaggcgttgatacacttcgttggggacatgttgaaaatgtgtgccccgaccgggactcgaacccgggatctcctgcttacatggcagacgctctatccatctgagccaccgcgggcacagaggatagtgcgtctgcagggacttatcccttgcacgctccccgtgagatccacattcccaacatgtccacaacactacattcgtagtgcgcctattagatgtttgcccatcatactcattactcgtggcagattaatctaccaagtcccgtacgagttcgggcatagcgtgtgcgttcgcacacaagaaggtcaaaggccgggaacccatattttattttgactatatatgaccatgcagctttgctagaatagaaatgataattaaatgaacaccctagctgcaagcaggcgttgatacacttcgttggggacatgttgaaaatgtgtgccccgaccgggactcgaacccgggatctcctgcttacatggcagacgctctatccatctgagccaccgcgggcacagaggatagtgcgtctgcagggacttatcccttgcacgctccccgtgagatccacattcccaacatgtccacaacactacattcgtagtgcgcctattagatgtttgcccatggatagagcgtctgccatgtaagcaggagatcccgggttcgagtcccggtcggggcacacattttcaacatgtccccaacgaagtgtatcaacgcctgcttgcagctagggtgttcatttaattatcatttctattctagcaaagctgcatggtcatatatagttaaaataaaaaaaaaaaaaaaaaagcagataagaaTGTTTTCGTCAGGGGTGGAGTCTTCATGCTCTATTGGTTACGGAGGCTTCTAATTACCGATATATCATTCGTTTTTATGAAACTCCTTCTCGAATAAGTTGCCACAAACGCAAACAGCACCTACAGCATTTATATTTCCTATCTTTAGTGCTACTCTATAAATAAACTTTAGAAACCTTCAGTTAGGTAGAACTGACGAATAAAATACCTCATACAATCATGGAACAGGCAGAGTGCGTTAAAATGAATAGTACTGAGacaaaacgatttttaaaacttttttgtgttcaaacgcagacgaaagtgtgttTTGAGTGATCGTGATAGACGGGCATTGAAGACGATTGTGATGAAAATTAACAGGACAGCTGGACTACGGAAGAAAGTCAGTTCAATTTCGCGATGGAATTTTTTCTCAGCGTTAGGCCTCCCATACTTTACTCTGAATATAACAAGCGAGTGTGTATTACAAAAATGTAAGATTGTGCTGAGTAAGTTCTTACGATCTGAAGTGTAATTTTACCCTGTTACTTTTGACCCGCCGTGTGACTGGCTGGTCGCCGTACTCACCAGAGAACGGGCCATGGTGAGGTTTGGAAGGTGGTTGTGGTCTGCGGAGATCGCTGACTGAAGTGACGgtcccaggcggcggcggcgcttaTATAGGGGCGGGGCGCGTGACGCGCATCCTGAGGCGGCGCCGATTTCTCTGGCCCGCCGCAGCGGCGACACTCCTGCCAGgcgcacgccacgccacgccacgccacgccacgccagacCTGCGGGCCGGCGGCCGGCGTCACACGGCGCTCCGCCCGCTACGGCGACGCTCACGTTGCGCAAGCAGGAGCTCGCGCGTCACGCCGGCGCGCTTTCTGCCACAGGGTGGCCGTGTCTGCGTGCAGCAGTACTCGGCCCTGCGTCTGTAGTACATGAATAGTaccatgactgtctcaagcagACCCGGTCGTGAGCATATTTCCTGTGGTTGGCTCTTTAAAAATCCCCTCAGTGAGCGGGCcagacctcaaaatattttcaagaggacatgtttttgataaacaggcggaactcaattttgcctagttccttataataaatttATAAGgtaaaaattttgtacaaataaatatactaattctatcattattacaaagattaaaaaaataaatgaataatcttaataaaaaacctgaaataattataaaatcaaaatataaaataatgaactaaaacgtaatcttaaagatagctggtttaaagcttactattatatttttaaaaaaattataggttaataacttcaaagcttatcccttaaacaataaataagttaatatttatacttaaaatattaaataaaaacaactacctttaaaaaattaaaatttttcttaagaaactagataccTTAGGAAACGATTAATATctcatttctgtaaataatttaataataattatgatacattaactataaattatttataaatcaacccaaatcgagacaagtaaaataaatactaaaattttgataaaccctgatacaaaaagtacaataaataaaatctactttaaaaaatttaaaaagaatttcataaaacatttacattaccaatatactataattttaaaaatcaattgtataaaatatactaagacaaaaaccaacaaaattatttatattaaataactgaataaacaaaaaatcaatataataaaataaataatcaagacGTCCTGATTTGCACATAAAAATTTTCAGTGTGAgtgaaacactttactaataagttaaatcttgaaggtacgcatttctcaaaAACAGTTTCTTCCAATCAGACTCAGTTTGAGACGTGCATAAGCTGTCGTATGTTCTTCATTGTACGCAACTTATTTGACAGTAGACTCTTACCACAGCAGAAAGTCACATAAAGGTATGCGACCTTAAAAATATggcatttaaaaataatatactagGGGCGTTCAAAAAAGTAATGCTGCATATATTTTTCTGAAAACAGATTGATTTtagtcaggattccagtacacccattcttttggctacaaaaccctatagttcaatgcgacagccttacgccacttcACTGGGGGCGTCTgtttgcccgcatggtaccactctactggtcgacgtcgggtccagcgtcttgctgcattaataacctccctatcatccacgtaGCGCTTCCCGcggtgtgcatccttcattgggacaaacagataaAAGTGAgagggtgcgagatctgggctataggctggatgaggaagaatagttaaaatggttcaaatggctctgagcactatgggactcaacatctgtggtcataagtcccctagaacttagaactacttaaacctaactaacctaaggacagcacacacatccattcccgaggcaggattcgaacctgcgaccgtagcggtcgcgcggttcccgactgaagcggctagaacctctcGGGCACACCGGTCGGACCCCAATTGGTGGACGTGTGTGTCGGTAGTACCAACAGTGACATTCAGTTgaccagcgaggtgtttgattgtgatccgtcgagtaCCTCGAATAAGAGCgtacgcacgttccaacattgcgggagtCGCAGATGTGTTGGCAGCCGGGCGGTGCGCGGGAGTTGGGATAGTTTTGCACGACCATGTTGCAATGATGACAAACGTCTCCCCAACGACTGGCTCTGCTTTCGTTTTCTGCCAGCTCTCCGTAGGAATACTGCGAACGTCTAGGAATAACTGCAGCGCTCTGGTTTTCGcaacagaaactcaatgacagccctctgcttggcACGCACTTCCCTTACAGACgtctacatatagcgccgccatatatcggaacttcatgaaactacaggggctgaagtagAAATATTTCACGATTTCACACAGCAAATTCCCCATTTTTCAACGGAGACTTACCGAGAAATAAAGGCGTGACATTATTTATTAAACGCCCCTTGAATCTAAGTATACGGGCCAGTCACATATGTTCTGCTTCAACGTTAAATAACGGCTGGCAGATGGCAGGTGATACCACCAGCAGTACAGGTTATACAAAACGTGTCCGCAAAAaattgcagtcgttgtcgtaatgcggaaaccgtgtgatttatctgacgtccaaaaggggatGATTATTTGCTTTCAGGCCAaggttgaagcatttccgaaatgcttgtTAGTAAACTCTGCCACCATGGCTAaacatactgtgcatggcaaaacggcgctattcAGAACCGGCGCCGAGGCTATTGTGGTTCACCATGGCCTACAGCTGACAGAACGAACAACGGTTGTGCAGATGTGCACGGGTGAATAGGCG
It includes:
- the LOC126252685 gene encoding adult cuticle protein 1-like produces the protein MARSLAVAVLLVLSLACSGALAGLLPYAVAPYGSSYTAHAINHEVAAPVAVPAAAPLVAAPAAPLVAAAHAPLFAAPAHYTYLARR